Proteins co-encoded in one Candidatus Nanopelagicales bacterium genomic window:
- a CDS encoding histidine kinase, producing MTPPATPMAGRLVSGAAGHGSGSDSDDPRSIVRREVLRFAIPGLIGLVILALLSLVVAVAVAREQSMRDAAMTAQFLARSVVEPRLSEDLIAGRPGDISSLDDALAVTLEGSDVLGLRVWTADGIVVYADDPRIIGEPFVPAPTFDPGAGVVVEPADVSRPENRYLDPESAILDVSVPVKGADGVTYLVQVHQLQDSLSEDARRIWLAFAPVVLGSLLLLAVVLGLLAVRMARRISADLRVRQDLLQRAVDAGDVERRRIAARLHDGTVQDLAGLSFTLAGLSARARADGAADDAEQLDSAAGQARDAVRGLRSLLVDIYPANLTRTGLAPALADQIAALPSGIEARADVAEIADLDPEVQAVVYRIAREALANAAKHSGADHVTVTLLRERNSGLPEGEGGRERAGESEREIERESEREKRWS from the coding sequence ATGACCCCGCCGGCGACCCCAATGGCTGGTCGGCTGGTCAGCGGTGCAGCGGGGCACGGTTCGGGTTCTGATTCCGACGATCCGCGTTCGATCGTTCGCCGCGAGGTCCTGCGGTTCGCGATCCCGGGACTGATCGGACTGGTCATCCTCGCTCTCCTGAGTCTTGTGGTCGCAGTGGCAGTGGCCCGGGAGCAATCCATGCGCGATGCCGCGATGACAGCGCAGTTCTTGGCCCGCTCCGTGGTGGAGCCTCGCCTGAGTGAGGATCTGATCGCGGGACGACCGGGGGACATCTCCTCGCTCGACGACGCGCTCGCTGTCACGCTCGAGGGCTCCGATGTGCTGGGATTGAGGGTGTGGACGGCGGATGGCATCGTCGTCTATGCCGATGACCCGCGGATCATCGGCGAGCCGTTCGTCCCGGCGCCGACCTTCGACCCAGGCGCCGGGGTGGTCGTCGAACCGGCGGATGTGTCCCGACCCGAGAATCGATACCTGGATCCCGAGTCCGCGATCCTCGACGTCAGTGTCCCCGTGAAGGGTGCCGATGGCGTCACCTATCTGGTCCAGGTCCACCAACTGCAGGACTCGCTGTCCGAAGACGCTCGCCGAATCTGGCTGGCTTTCGCCCCGGTTGTCCTGGGGTCGCTGCTGCTTCTGGCTGTGGTCCTCGGGCTTCTGGCGGTTCGTATGGCCCGCCGGATCAGCGCCGACCTGCGGGTTCGACAGGATCTACTCCAACGTGCCGTCGATGCCGGGGACGTCGAGCGGCGTCGGATCGCCGCCCGCCTGCACGACGGGACCGTCCAGGACCTCGCGGGACTTTCGTTCACGCTGGCGGGACTGTCCGCCCGGGCCCGTGCGGATGGAGCGGCAGACGATGCCGAGCAGCTGGATTCCGCAGCCGGGCAGGCCCGCGACGCGGTGCGAGGTCTGCGCAGCCTCCTGGTGGACATCTACCCGGCGAACCTGACCCGCACCGGTCTCGCACCGGCATTGGCCGACCAGATTGCGGCTCTACCCAGCGGGATCGAGGCCAGGGCCGATGTTGCGGAAATCGCGGACCTCGATCCCGAAGTCCAAGCGGTCGTATATCGCATTGCACGAGAGGCGCTGGCGAACGCAGCCAAACACTCGGGGGCCGACCATGTGACCGTGACCCTGTTGCGGGAACGAAATAGCGGCCTGCCTGAAGGGGAAGGGGGCCGGGAGCGAGCGGGGGAGAGCGAGCGGGAGATCGAGCGGGAGAGCGAGCGGGAGAAGAGGTGGTCCTGA
- the pruA gene encoding L-glutamate gamma-semialdehyde dehydrogenase: MDAVTDIPPVTNEPIRMYEPGSAHRAALAAALSDLAPGEGRELPQCIGGEWVPAGGEPFVVVQPHDHAAVLGTGRESVTADAAAAVSAAAAAAPAWRDMAFDDRAAIILKAADLLSGPWRDRLNAATMLGQSKTAIQAEIDSACELIDFWRFNVGFARQILAEQPISSPGVWNRTDHRPLEGFVYAITPFNFTAIAGNLPTAPALMGNTVVWKPAATQQFAASLVMEILMEAGLPPGVINMVTGSGIPVSEVTLASPDLAGIHFTGSTPVFQMLWRTVGTNIDQYRSYPRIVGETGGKDFIMVHPSADPAVVVTAMVRGAFEFQGQKCSAASRAYVPRSVWSRIRDDVADTTESLTMGSTLDFANFMGAVIDDRAFGRLAAVQQRAAADDTVTTLAGGSSDDSVGYFVRPTVLECSDPTREYFTTEYFGPLLAVHVFDDSDYDRVLDQMEGIAPYALTGSIIAQDRAAIADAMHRLRFAAGNFYINDKPTGAVVGQQPFGGGRASGTNDKAGAAQNLMRWTSTRSIKETFVPPTDHRYPHMD; the protein is encoded by the coding sequence GTGGACGCAGTGACCGACATCCCACCGGTGACCAACGAGCCCATCCGGATGTATGAGCCCGGCAGTGCGCATCGGGCTGCGTTAGCCGCGGCACTGAGCGATCTGGCCCCCGGCGAGGGTCGTGAACTGCCGCAGTGCATCGGTGGCGAGTGGGTGCCGGCGGGCGGCGAACCCTTCGTGGTGGTGCAGCCGCACGACCACGCTGCCGTGTTGGGCACCGGTCGGGAGTCCGTGACCGCGGACGCCGCCGCCGCAGTCTCCGCTGCTGCCGCGGCCGCGCCCGCGTGGCGAGACATGGCGTTCGACGATCGGGCGGCCATCATCCTCAAGGCGGCCGACTTGCTCTCGGGGCCCTGGAGGGATCGGCTCAATGCCGCCACGATGCTCGGGCAATCCAAGACCGCCATCCAGGCGGAGATCGACTCCGCCTGCGAATTGATCGACTTCTGGCGGTTCAATGTCGGGTTCGCCCGCCAGATCCTCGCCGAACAACCGATCTCGTCGCCCGGGGTCTGGAACCGCACCGACCACCGGCCGCTCGAGGGGTTCGTCTACGCCATCACACCGTTCAACTTCACGGCGATCGCCGGGAATCTGCCGACCGCGCCGGCGTTGATGGGCAACACAGTGGTCTGGAAACCGGCCGCGACGCAGCAGTTCGCCGCCTCGCTGGTCATGGAGATTCTCATGGAAGCGGGGCTTCCACCTGGCGTCATCAACATGGTGACCGGATCCGGTATCCCCGTGTCGGAGGTGACTTTGGCATCACCCGACCTCGCCGGGATCCACTTCACCGGCTCGACCCCGGTGTTCCAGATGTTGTGGCGAACCGTCGGCACCAACATCGACCAATACCGCAGCTACCCCCGCATCGTGGGTGAGACCGGCGGTAAGGACTTCATCATGGTTCACCCGTCCGCGGACCCTGCGGTCGTCGTCACCGCGATGGTTCGGGGGGCGTTCGAGTTCCAGGGGCAGAAGTGCTCCGCGGCCTCGCGTGCCTACGTGCCACGCAGTGTCTGGAGCCGCATCCGGGACGACGTGGCGGATACGACGGAGAGCCTGACGATGGGATCCACCCTCGACTTCGCCAACTTCATGGGAGCCGTCATCGACGACCGCGCTTTCGGACGGTTGGCTGCTGTCCAGCAGCGGGCGGCCGCAGATGACACCGTCACGACTCTCGCGGGCGGTTCGTCGGACGACTCCGTGGGCTACTTCGTCCGCCCCACAGTGCTGGAGTGTTCTGATCCGACCCGTGAGTACTTCACGACCGAGTACTTCGGACCGCTACTTGCAGTCCACGTGTTCGACGACTCCGACTACGACCGGGTGCTGGACCAAATGGAAGGGATCGCTCCCTATGCGTTGACGGGTTCGATCATCGCCCAGGATCGCGCCGCCATCGCCGACGCCATGCATCGGCTGCGGTTCGCCGCCGGGAACTTCTACATCAATGACAAGCCGACGGGTGCGGTGGTGGGTCAGCAGCCGTTCGGCGGCGGTCGGGCCTCGGGCACGAACGACAAGGCAGGTGCTGCGCAGAACCTCATGCGCTGGACGAGCACGCGCTCGATCAAGGAGACCTTCGTGCCACCGACGGATCATCGCTACCCCCACATGGACTGA
- a CDS encoding DUF2505 domain-containing protein yields MAKKIDWVQQYQADADEVFAMLCDPEFVEHKCLASGSIEASADVFEEDTLITIVSRRVLPAKLPGFAKKFVGETVTLVETQRWTSDQDAGLRTATFVVDFGNNPIGFSGDVNLDPHPQGTTVQTVGSLKCTVPLVGGKIEGVAEEWIVKYLDKEQRVGTAWLNGER; encoded by the coding sequence GTGGCCAAGAAGATCGATTGGGTCCAGCAGTACCAGGCGGACGCCGACGAGGTGTTCGCCATGCTGTGTGACCCCGAGTTCGTCGAACACAAGTGTCTGGCCAGCGGTTCGATCGAGGCGTCGGCGGATGTCTTCGAGGAGGACACCCTCATCACCATCGTGAGCCGCCGGGTGCTACCGGCCAAACTGCCCGGGTTCGCGAAGAAGTTCGTCGGCGAGACTGTCACTCTCGTCGAGACGCAACGGTGGACATCGGATCAGGACGCCGGCCTTCGCACCGCAACCTTTGTCGTGGACTTCGGCAACAACCCCATCGGCTTCAGTGGCGACGTCAATCTGGATCCACACCCGCAGGGCACCACGGTGCAAACCGTCGGATCACTGAAGTGCACCGTCCCTTTGGTGGGAGGCAAGATCGAGGGTGTCGCCGAGGAGTGGATCGTCAAGTACTTGGACAAAGAACAGCGCGTCGGGACGGCGTGGCTCAACGGCGAACGGTGA
- a CDS encoding glycosyltransferase 87 family protein — protein sequence MAVPATDNAASWWRYAMVLAAWLVTRVGLVILGRVELGFYPGGRLAFDDLDVYARWLPVLSDGRLPVDDMWQYPPLSAFFFLAGGIGSDPATALLLAIMAVDLILTIVLTRHKLAAGWYWVGFGVVIGPILVARFDVVPTLFAVLAVIAAAHPVRTGVWAAIGAGFKVWPVLVLAVVPRRRSLPALGSFVAITVLLLAGTALVFGDLTGFLGGQGSRGLQVESVAALPFLIINATQGGVELEYRYGAMEVAVAGAGIAAAVVTVVAVVGLVWLAVVWWRQRLAQAAPADIAFTVVLFSVVVSRVFSPQYSIWLLGLGALCLVAPRSRVRTAVWLVVAAAAIAQILYPGGYGRLLSGDPLMVTLQAVRVTLVVVAAAWSWYRVVVRPGTGPGPGPSQ from the coding sequence ATGGCCGTGCCCGCAACGGACAATGCGGCGTCGTGGTGGCGGTACGCCATGGTGCTCGCGGCGTGGCTGGTCACACGCGTCGGGTTGGTGATCCTGGGACGAGTGGAACTGGGGTTCTATCCCGGTGGACGCTTGGCGTTCGACGATCTTGACGTCTATGCGCGTTGGCTCCCCGTCCTGTCGGATGGGCGACTTCCGGTCGATGACATGTGGCAGTACCCACCGCTGTCGGCGTTCTTCTTCCTGGCTGGAGGAATCGGGTCGGATCCTGCGACAGCGCTGTTGTTGGCGATCATGGCCGTGGACCTGATCTTGACCATCGTTCTGACCCGCCACAAGTTGGCCGCCGGATGGTACTGGGTGGGTTTCGGCGTTGTGATCGGCCCGATCCTCGTGGCGCGGTTCGATGTGGTGCCCACCCTTTTTGCGGTGCTCGCTGTCATCGCCGCCGCCCACCCGGTGCGAACAGGTGTCTGGGCAGCAATCGGCGCGGGCTTCAAGGTGTGGCCGGTCCTCGTGCTGGCCGTGGTGCCCCGGCGGCGTTCGCTGCCCGCTCTGGGCAGCTTCGTGGCGATCACGGTGCTGCTGCTGGCCGGCACCGCCCTCGTCTTCGGTGACCTGACAGGGTTCCTCGGCGGACAAGGCAGTCGCGGTCTGCAGGTGGAATCCGTCGCCGCGTTGCCGTTCCTGATCATCAATGCGACCCAGGGCGGCGTCGAGTTGGAGTATCGATACGGTGCGATGGAGGTGGCGGTCGCCGGGGCGGGGATCGCCGCTGCCGTGGTCACCGTCGTGGCCGTCGTCGGCCTTGTGTGGCTCGCCGTGGTCTGGTGGCGACAACGCCTCGCCCAGGCTGCGCCCGCCGACATCGCGTTCACGGTGGTTCTCTTCTCTGTCGTCGTGAGTCGGGTGTTCTCGCCCCAGTACTCCATCTGGCTCCTGGGGCTGGGTGCGCTGTGCCTGGTGGCCCCCCGGTCTCGAGTTCGCACCGCGGTGTGGCTCGTGGTGGCCGCCGCCGCGATCGCTCAGATCCTCTACCCGGGCGGCTATGGGCGGCTGTTGTCGGGTGACCCCTTGATGGTCACGCTGCAGGCGGTGCGGGTGACGCTCGTGGTGGTGGCGGCTGCGTGGTCGTGGTATCGCGTCGTCGTGCGACCCGGAACCGGACCCGGACCCGGTCCGAGTCAGTGA
- a CDS encoding ATPase, T2SS/T4P/T4SS family: MSLGRPTLVAEATSVAEGGPGGILPAMAAALSDWGPVQELLTDPATEEIWWNDPARIFCSVDGAARLSNVVMTEDEARALVMRAITACGRRVDTSQPFVDAELPDGSRLHVVIPPITRRFWAVNIRRYIVRPTSIADMVALGALPADAAAVLAGAVAAGANTVISGSTHTGKTTMLNALLGSCPGRRVVSCEEVRELRLPVVDWVALQTRDPGMEGTGGITLRDLVREALRMRPDRVVVGEVRGSEALDLILAMNCGIPAAVTIHANSAGDAVDRLVGLPLLAGPNVSADFVCRSVARCLDLVVHLGVGLDGRRGVRQIVSVTPGAEGPVVGRLFADDGAGLRRAAAEIPAGWQA, encoded by the coding sequence ATGTCGCTGGGTCGACCGACGCTCGTGGCCGAGGCCACCAGTGTTGCCGAAGGTGGACCTGGCGGCATTCTTCCCGCCATGGCAGCGGCGCTGTCCGACTGGGGTCCGGTGCAGGAGTTGCTCACCGACCCGGCCACCGAAGAGATCTGGTGGAATGACCCGGCGCGGATCTTCTGCTCGGTCGACGGCGCGGCACGGCTGTCCAACGTCGTGATGACCGAGGACGAGGCGCGGGCGCTGGTGATGAGGGCGATCACCGCCTGCGGTCGCCGGGTCGACACGTCGCAGCCGTTCGTCGATGCCGAGTTGCCCGACGGCAGCCGACTCCACGTCGTGATCCCGCCCATCACCCGTCGGTTCTGGGCGGTCAACATCCGCCGCTACATCGTCAGGCCCACCTCGATCGCGGACATGGTGGCGCTCGGGGCACTGCCGGCGGATGCCGCCGCCGTACTGGCTGGCGCTGTCGCCGCCGGCGCCAACACCGTCATCTCGGGCAGCACTCACACGGGCAAGACGACCATGCTCAATGCCTTGCTCGGGTCCTGCCCCGGTCGGCGTGTGGTGTCCTGCGAAGAGGTCCGTGAACTGCGGCTGCCGGTCGTCGACTGGGTCGCACTGCAGACCCGCGATCCCGGGATGGAGGGAACCGGCGGCATCACGCTGCGGGACCTGGTTCGCGAGGCGCTGCGCATGAGGCCGGATCGAGTTGTCGTCGGCGAGGTCCGTGGCTCGGAGGCCCTCGATCTGATCCTTGCCATGAACTGCGGGATACCGGCCGCGGTGACCATCCACGCCAACAGTGCCGGCGACGCAGTGGACCGCCTCGTGGGGCTGCCGCTGCTCGCCGGTCCGAATGTGTCCGCCGACTTCGTCTGTCGATCAGTCGCGCGCTGCCTCGATCTGGTGGTGCACCTCGGTGTCGGGTTGGACGGGCGTCGTGGCGTGCGGCAGATCGTATCGGTGACACCGGGTGCAGAGGGTCCTGTGGTGGGCCGGTTGTTCGCGGACGACGGCGCCGGGCTGCGTAGGGCGGCGGCCGAGATCCCGGCGGGGTGGCAAGCATGA
- a CDS encoding ATP-binding protein, translating to MTDDGTGFDPDAVETGHMGLRISSDLAESVGGRLTVAGGPGTGTTVTVRVPVT from the coding sequence GTGACAGACGACGGAACGGGGTTCGACCCGGATGCAGTGGAGACGGGGCACATGGGGCTGCGGATCAGCAGCGACCTGGCAGAGTCGGTCGGTGGCCGGTTGACCGTCGCGGGCGGCCCTGGTACCGGTACGACCGTGACTGTCCGGGTGCCGGTGACATGA
- a CDS encoding response regulator transcription factor codes for MIGVVLVDDHEVVVQGLRLLLGQIDDIEVLGSANDGASGVELARRLRPDVVLMDLSMPGTDGIAATAAITESVPDTAVVVLTTFSDRERVLASLDAGAVGYLMKDVSPSVLQDGVRAAAAGGSPIDPRVARMLVEARRTRVESGTAHTLTAKQVEVLRLVAAGKPNRLVARDLGISEKTVKAHLTQVYAALGVTDRVQATLWAHEHLAAP; via the coding sequence ATGATCGGCGTCGTCCTCGTCGATGACCACGAGGTGGTGGTCCAGGGACTCCGCCTCCTGCTCGGTCAGATCGACGACATCGAGGTTCTCGGCTCGGCGAACGATGGGGCCTCGGGTGTCGAACTGGCGCGTCGGCTGCGGCCCGATGTCGTGCTGATGGACCTGTCGATGCCCGGTACCGATGGCATCGCCGCCACAGCCGCCATCACCGAGTCCGTGCCCGACACCGCGGTCGTTGTGCTCACAACTTTCTCGGATCGCGAACGGGTACTGGCCAGCCTCGACGCTGGCGCAGTGGGGTACCTGATGAAGGATGTCTCACCTTCGGTGCTCCAGGACGGTGTGCGCGCGGCGGCAGCGGGGGGCTCGCCCATCGATCCACGGGTGGCCCGGATGCTGGTGGAAGCCCGGCGTACGCGAGTCGAGTCAGGCACCGCGCACACGCTGACCGCGAAGCAGGTCGAGGTCCTTCGGTTGGTGGCCGCAGGCAAACCCAATCGCCTCGTGGCCCGCGACCTTGGTATCAGCGAGAAGACCGTCAAGGCTCACCTGACCCAGGTCTACGCAGCCCTCGGCGTCACCGACCGGGTGCAGGCGACGCTGTGGGCCCACGAGCACTTGGCGGCTCCGTGA
- a CDS encoding NAD-glutamate dehydrogenase domain-containing protein encodes MRRGSARVDSKIYRSGESVSLSRILPVLQHLGVEVTDERPFNVPDSAGTPYRIYDLGLVFPEGDLPFGDSLKERFEEAFLATWRGAAEVDGFNALVLRAGLNWREAALLRAMVKYMRQARVSFSPRYVQAVLLAHPEVVRDLVDLFHERFEPARADDREAAQSVIHDRILERIDAVASLDVDRILRFLLTFITTCVRTSYYRPATDPFQISFKLQPRLMDELPEPRPRNEIWVYSPVVEGVHLRFAAVARGGLRWSDRPEDFRTEILGLVKAQAVKNTVIVPAGAKGGFYAKQLPDPHRREEFQAAGRAAYTRFISGLLDLTDNRVDGIVAPPADVVRHDDDDPYLVVAADKGTATFSDLANSISAEYGFWLGDAFASGGSEGYDHKAMGITARGAWESVKRHFRELGIDTQSEAFTVAGIGDMSGDVFGNGMLLSEHIRLVAAFDHRHVFLDPAPDAALSFTERQRLFARPRSSWDDYDRALISPGGGVYPRSAKSITITDEVREALGIETTAASLTPNEMIREILRAKVHLLWNGGIGTYVKAATESQAEVGDKSNDSVRVNGGDLRCWVVGEGGNLGLTQRGRIEAARAGVQLNNDAVDNSAGVDTSDNEVNIKILLDDVVRSGDLTMKQRNELLHSMTDEVADLVLAHNYDQNNTLGNARMQAVGMLPVHTRMMREWTAAGELDRDLEFLPGEEQLRELESDGGGLTSPELCVLLAYSKMILAASLSDDALAGDPYFRPVLDSYFPSELVARYSDRLPDHPLAPDIIKTVVVNDLVNRGGISFVFRAREETAAAPLDIVRGYTFARDVFDLPDLWARVRALDNQVPTEAQSRVYLEARRLLDRSARWLVQTYSSAVDLTAEVARFGPVVAELSPQLPGLLRGAEAARWREMSEEFRAQGLPEDICDDTASLLYRFMLLDVVRISERTGRSAAEVAPLYFCVSERYEVDNFLTRISALERSGRWQALARQALRSDLYSALASLTAQIVRSTDSELDAKERVDEWEAANSAEVSRVTATVRDISTIDASDLASLSVALRALRTLVAQSRG; translated from the coding sequence ATGAGGCGGGGGAGCGCACGCGTCGACTCGAAGATCTACCGATCCGGGGAGTCGGTCTCGCTGTCCCGGATTCTCCCGGTACTGCAACACCTCGGTGTGGAGGTGACGGACGAACGCCCGTTCAATGTCCCCGACTCGGCAGGCACCCCCTACCGGATCTACGACTTGGGCCTGGTGTTCCCCGAGGGTGACCTACCGTTCGGGGATTCCCTGAAGGAGCGTTTCGAGGAGGCGTTCCTGGCCACGTGGCGAGGTGCCGCCGAGGTCGACGGCTTCAACGCACTCGTGCTGCGCGCCGGCCTGAACTGGCGCGAAGCAGCGCTGCTGCGCGCGATGGTCAAGTACATGCGCCAGGCACGGGTGTCGTTCAGCCCGCGCTATGTACAAGCAGTCCTGCTGGCGCATCCGGAGGTCGTCCGCGACCTGGTCGACCTGTTCCACGAACGGTTCGAGCCGGCGCGCGCCGACGACCGCGAGGCCGCCCAGTCCGTCATCCACGATCGGATCCTGGAACGCATCGATGCGGTCGCGTCGCTCGACGTCGATCGGATCCTGCGGTTCCTGCTCACCTTCATCACCACCTGCGTGCGCACCAGCTACTACCGTCCAGCCACTGATCCGTTCCAGATCTCGTTCAAGCTGCAGCCGCGTCTCATGGACGAACTCCCCGAACCCCGACCGCGCAACGAGATCTGGGTCTACTCCCCGGTCGTCGAGGGCGTGCACCTGAGATTCGCGGCGGTGGCCCGCGGGGGGCTGCGCTGGAGCGATCGGCCCGAGGACTTCCGCACCGAGATCCTGGGTCTGGTCAAGGCGCAAGCGGTCAAGAACACGGTCATCGTGCCGGCCGGCGCCAAGGGCGGTTTCTACGCCAAACAGCTGCCCGACCCCCATCGGCGCGAGGAGTTCCAGGCCGCCGGCCGCGCCGCCTACACCCGGTTCATCTCGGGCCTGCTCGATCTCACGGACAACCGGGTGGACGGCATCGTCGCTCCGCCCGCTGACGTCGTGCGCCACGACGACGATGATCCCTACCTGGTCGTGGCGGCCGACAAAGGCACCGCCACCTTCTCCGACCTCGCCAACTCGATCTCCGCCGAGTACGGGTTCTGGCTCGGAGACGCTTTCGCGTCCGGTGGGTCTGAAGGTTACGACCACAAGGCGATGGGGATCACGGCGCGCGGCGCGTGGGAGTCGGTCAAACGCCACTTCCGGGAGCTCGGGATCGACACCCAGTCCGAGGCTTTCACGGTCGCGGGGATCGGCGACATGAGCGGCGACGTCTTCGGCAACGGGATGTTGCTGAGCGAGCACATCAGACTCGTGGCCGCTTTCGACCACCGCCACGTGTTCTTGGATCCGGCCCCGGACGCCGCTTTGTCCTTCACCGAAAGGCAACGGTTGTTCGCACGGCCCCGGTCGTCGTGGGACGACTACGACCGGGCCTTGATCTCACCGGGTGGCGGCGTGTATCCGCGGTCGGCCAAATCGATCACCATCACCGACGAGGTTCGTGAGGCACTCGGGATCGAGACCACCGCTGCTTCGCTGACCCCCAACGAGATGATCCGTGAGATCCTCCGGGCCAAGGTGCATCTGCTGTGGAACGGCGGGATCGGTACCTACGTCAAGGCGGCCACGGAATCCCAGGCCGAAGTCGGCGACAAGAGCAACGATTCTGTCCGTGTCAACGGAGGTGACTTGCGCTGCTGGGTGGTCGGCGAGGGAGGCAACCTCGGACTGACACAGCGGGGCCGGATCGAGGCTGCCCGCGCCGGTGTGCAACTCAACAACGATGCCGTCGACAACTCCGCAGGTGTCGACACCTCCGACAACGAGGTCAACATCAAGATCCTGCTCGATGACGTGGTGCGGTCCGGAGACCTGACCATGAAACAGCGCAACGAACTGCTCCACTCGATGACCGACGAGGTCGCCGATCTGGTGCTGGCCCACAACTACGACCAGAACAACACCTTGGGCAATGCCCGGATGCAGGCAGTCGGCATGCTGCCCGTGCACACCCGCATGATGCGGGAGTGGACGGCGGCCGGGGAGTTGGACCGTGATCTGGAATTCCTACCCGGCGAGGAGCAACTGCGGGAACTCGAATCGGATGGCGGCGGACTCACATCCCCGGAGCTGTGTGTCCTCCTCGCGTACTCCAAGATGATCCTGGCCGCTTCCCTGTCGGATGACGCGTTGGCCGGTGACCCCTACTTCCGGCCGGTACTGGACTCGTACTTCCCGAGTGAACTGGTCGCCAGGTACAGCGATCGGTTGCCCGATCATCCGTTGGCGCCGGACATCATCAAGACGGTCGTCGTCAACGACCTCGTCAACCGCGGGGGCATCTCGTTCGTGTTCCGGGCCCGGGAGGAAACGGCCGCCGCACCATTGGACATCGTCCGTGGGTACACGTTCGCGCGCGATGTCTTCGATCTACCGGACTTGTGGGCTCGCGTGCGCGCCCTCGACAACCAGGTGCCGACCGAAGCGCAGAGCCGGGTTTACCTCGAGGCTCGTCGACTGCTCGACCGGTCGGCGCGCTGGCTGGTCCAGACCTACAGCTCCGCCGTCGACCTCACCGCTGAGGTCGCACGATTCGGTCCCGTCGTCGCCGAACTCAGCCCGCAGTTGCCGGGATTGCTGCGGGGTGCCGAGGCCGCCCGCTGGCGCGAGATGAGCGAGGAATTCCGCGCGCAAGGGCTGCCCGAGGACATCTGCGACGACACTGCCAGCCTGCTCTATCGGTTCATGTTGCTCGATGTCGTGCGGATCTCCGAGCGCACCGGTCGCAGCGCGGCCGAGGTGGCGCCGCTGTACTTCTGCGTGTCTGAACGTTACGAAGTGGACAACTTCCTCACCCGGATCTCGGCGTTGGAACGTTCCGGCCGGTGGCAGGCCCTGGCCCGCCAGGCGCTGCGCAGCGACCTGTACAGCGCGTTGGCGTCTTTGACCGCCCAGATAGTGCGCTCGACCGACTCCGAACTCGACGCCAAGGAGCGAGTCGACGAATGGGAGGCGGCCAACAGCGCCGAAGTCTCGCGGGTCACCGCCACCGTGCGCGACATCAGCACGATCGATGCGTCCGATCTGGCTTCGCTCAGTGTCGCGCTGCGGGCGTTGCGCACGTTGGTAGCACAATCCCGGGGCTGA
- a CDS encoding patatin-like phospholipase family protein — protein MAQARPIRRGLVLGGGGVLGAAWMIGALSALRDVHGIDPRDCDVIVGTSAGSVVSALLGAGVSVDQMVSHQCGHPITDGPLAGFSFDYEKATGPSRPTRPRLLGPGSAKLIGSSIRRARRMPPTAVLSGFLPTGTGSLARVGHLVEAITPMGEWSPHPNLWIVAMDYEDGRRVAFGQPSAPLAPLSDAVMASCAIPAWFRPVRIHDREYVDGGTWSATNADLVAGQGLDEVYVLAPMVSFHLDRPATLLTRLERRWRLQVTKRCLKEADKVRSHGASVTVVGPGPEDLEAMGGNAMDLPRRIEVLETSLRTSVATLRDPENVGPDHMSEVG, from the coding sequence ATGGCACAGGCACGTCCGATCCGCCGGGGACTGGTCCTCGGCGGGGGTGGGGTGTTGGGTGCCGCGTGGATGATCGGGGCGCTGTCCGCTCTGCGCGACGTGCACGGCATCGATCCTCGCGACTGCGACGTCATCGTCGGCACATCGGCCGGGTCGGTCGTGTCGGCGCTGCTGGGCGCCGGGGTCTCGGTCGACCAGATGGTGTCGCACCAGTGCGGCCACCCGATCACCGACGGACCCCTCGCCGGCTTCTCGTTCGACTACGAGAAGGCGACCGGACCCAGCCGCCCCACGCGACCGCGACTCCTCGGGCCCGGGTCGGCCAAACTGATCGGCTCCAGCATCCGCAGGGCGAGACGGATGCCGCCGACGGCGGTCCTCAGCGGGTTCCTGCCTACGGGTACCGGTTCCCTGGCCCGGGTCGGCCACCTGGTCGAGGCCATCACTCCCATGGGGGAGTGGTCTCCCCATCCGAACCTGTGGATCGTCGCCATGGACTACGAGGATGGACGCCGAGTCGCTTTCGGCCAGCCGTCAGCGCCCCTGGCGCCGCTGTCGGATGCTGTCATGGCCTCGTGCGCGATCCCCGCCTGGTTCCGTCCTGTCCGGATCCACGACCGCGAGTATGTCGACGGCGGCACGTGGTCGGCCACCAACGCCGACCTCGTGGCCGGTCAGGGTCTCGATGAGGTCTATGTTCTGGCGCCCATGGTGTCGTTCCACCTCGACCGGCCGGCGACGTTGCTCACCCGGCTCGAACGCCGGTGGCGGTTGCAGGTCACCAAGCGGTGCCTCAAGGAGGCGGACAAGGTCCGCTCCCACGGGGCCAGCGTCACCGTCGTGGGCCCGGGACCCGAGGACCTCGAGGCCATGGGAGGCAATGCGATGGACCTGCCCCGCCGCATTGAAGTCCTCGAGACGTCGCTGCGCACCAGTGTCGCGACGTTGCGGGATCCGGAAAACGTCGGACCGGACCATATGTCGGAAGTCGGCTGA